Proteins found in one Oncorhynchus keta strain PuntledgeMale-10-30-2019 chromosome 2, Oket_V2, whole genome shotgun sequence genomic segment:
- the LOC118357589 gene encoding CUGBP Elav-like family member 1 isoform X10: protein MGSFKLDFLPEMMVDHCSLNSSPVAKKMNGTLDHPDQPDIDAIKMFVGQIPRSWAEEQLRELFEPYGAVYEINVLRDRSQNPPQSKGCCFITYYTRKSALEAQNALHNMKILPGMHHPIQMKPADSEKNNAVEDRKLFIGMISKKCNENDIRLMFSPYGQIEECRILRGPDGLSRGCAFITFTARQMAQSTIKSMHQSQTMEGCSSPIVVKFADTQKDKEQKRITQQLQQQMQQLNTASMWGNLTGLNSLGPQYLALYLQLLQQSATSGNALNNLHPMSGMSGLNAMQNLAALAAAASATQATPTGSSALTTSSSPLSVLTSSGTSTGQQAHSSWDAYKAGSSPTSCNNNSMNPMASLGALQSLAAGAGAGLNMGSLAELLCLGMAALNGGLGSGGLSNGTSSTMEALTQAYSGIQQYAAAALPSLYNQSLLSQQSVSAAGSQKEGPEGANLFIYHLPQEFGDQDLLQMFMPFGNVISAKVFIDKQTNLSKCFGFVSYDNPVSSQAAIQSMNGFQIGMKRLKVQLKRSKNDSKPY from the exons ATGGGCTCTTTTAAGCTGGATTTTTTGCCTGAGATGATGGTGGACCATTGCTCTTTGAATTCTAGTCCTGT GGCGAAGAAGATGAACGGGACCCTGGACCACCCGGACCAGCCCGACATCGATGCTATCAAGATGTTCGTTGGCCAGATCCCACGGTCCTGGGCAGAGGAACAGCTGCGGGAGCTTTTTGAGCCTTACGGCGCCGTCTATGAAATCAATGTCTTGCGTGACAGGAGTCAAAACCCCCCTCAAAGCAAAG GTTGTTGTTTCATAACATATTACACTCGCAAATCTGCATTGGAAGCACAAAATGCTCTTCACAACATGAAAATTCTCCCAGGG ATGCATCACCCCATTCAGATGAAGCCAGCTGACAGTGAGAAGAATAATG CGGTGGAAGACAGGAAGTTGTTCATAGGAATGATATCGAAAAAGTGTAATGAGAATGACATCAGACTTATGTTCTCACCGTACGGACAGATCGAGGAATGTAGAATACTACGTGGGCCGGATGGACTGAGCCGTG GTTGTGCGTTTATAACTTTTACAGCAAGACAGATGGCACAGTCAACAATCAAATCCATGCACCAATCACAAACTATGGAG GGCTGCTCGTCTCCCATCGTAGTGAAGTTTGCCGACACGCAGAAGGACAAGGAGCAAAAGCGCATCACCCAGCAGCTTCAGCAGCAGATGCAGCAGCTCAACACTGCCTCAATGTGGGGGAATCTGACCGGGCTCAACTCTCTTGGACCACAGTATCTGGCA CTTTATTTACAGCTCCTCCAGCAGTCTGCCACCTCTGGGAATGCCCTCAACAACCTTCATCCCATGTCTGGTATGTCAG GGCTGAATGCCATGCAGAACCTGGCAGCCCTGGCAGCAGCGGCCAGCGCCACACAGGCAACGCCCACGGGCAGCAGCGCTCTCACCACCTCTAGCAGTCCCCTCAGCGTGCTCACCAGCTCAGGTACGAGTACTGGACAGCAGGCACACTCATCATGGGACGCCTACAAGG CAGGATCGTCACCCACCTCCTGTAACAACAACTCAATGAACCCCATGGCCTCCTTAGGGGCGCTGCAGTCTTTGGCCGCAGGGGCTGGAGCCGGCCTTAACATGGGCTCACTTGCAG AGCTCCTGTGTCTAGGGATGGCAGCACTGAACGGTGGTCTAGGCAGCGGGGGCCTGTCGAACGGAACCAGTAGCACCATGGAGGCCCTTACCCAGGCCTACTCTGGGATCCAGCAGTACGCTGCTGCTGCCCTCCCCAGCCTCTACAACCAGAGCCTGCTCTCCCAACAGAGTGTCAGTGCTGCAGGAAGCCAGAAGGAAG GCCCTGAGGGAGCCAACTTGTTCATCTACCACCTCCCCCAGGAGTTTGGAGACCAGGATCTGCTCCAGATGTTCATGCCCTTTGGCAACGTTATTTCCGCTAAGGTGTTCATTGACAAGCAGACCAACCTCAGCAAGTGTTTTG GCTTTGTGAGTTATGACAATCCAGTCTCATCCCAGGCCGCCATTCAGTCGATGAACGGTTTCCAAATTGGCATGAAGCGACTAAAGGTGCAGCTGAAGAGATCCAAAAATGACAGCAAGCCATATTGA
- the LOC118357589 gene encoding CUGBP Elav-like family member 1 isoform X28 — protein MDSIDAEGLYLSTEQHGQPQCELPQTALEVPTIGGAKKMNGTLDHPDQPDIDAIKMFVGQIPRSWAEEQLRELFEPYGAVYEINVLRDRSQNPPQSKGCCFITYYTRKSALEAQNALHNMKILPGMHHPIQMKPADSEKNNAVEDRKLFIGMISKKCNENDIRLMFSPYGQIEECRILRGPDGLSRGCAFITFTARQMAQSTIKSMHQSQTMEGCSSPIVVKFADTQKDKEQKRITQQLQQQMQQLNTASMWGNLTGLNSLGPQYLALYLQLLQQSATSGNALNNLHPMSAGSSPTSCNNNSMNPMASLGALQSLAAGAGAGLNMGSLAELLCLGMAALNGGLGSGGLSNGTSSTMEALTQAYSGIQQYAAAALPSLYNQSLLSQQSVSAAGSQKEGPEGANLFIYHLPQEFGDQDLLQMFMPFGNVISAKVFIDKQTNLSKCFGFVSYDNPVSSQAAIQSMNGFQIGMKRLKVQLKRSKNDSKPY, from the exons ATGGATAGTATCGACGCTGAGGGCTTGTACCTGTCCACGGAGCAGCATGGGCAGCCACAATGTGAGCTTCCCCAAACTGCCCTGGAGGTGCCCACCATTGGGGG GGCGAAGAAGATGAACGGGACCCTGGACCACCCGGACCAGCCCGACATCGATGCTATCAAGATGTTCGTTGGCCAGATCCCACGGTCCTGGGCAGAGGAACAGCTGCGGGAGCTTTTTGAGCCTTACGGCGCCGTCTATGAAATCAATGTCTTGCGTGACAGGAGTCAAAACCCCCCTCAAAGCAAAG GTTGTTGTTTCATAACATATTACACTCGCAAATCTGCATTGGAAGCACAAAATGCTCTTCACAACATGAAAATTCTCCCAGGG ATGCATCACCCCATTCAGATGAAGCCAGCTGACAGTGAGAAGAATAATG CGGTGGAAGACAGGAAGTTGTTCATAGGAATGATATCGAAAAAGTGTAATGAGAATGACATCAGACTTATGTTCTCACCGTACGGACAGATCGAGGAATGTAGAATACTACGTGGGCCGGATGGACTGAGCCGTG GTTGTGCGTTTATAACTTTTACAGCAAGACAGATGGCACAGTCAACAATCAAATCCATGCACCAATCACAAACTATGGAG GGCTGCTCGTCTCCCATCGTAGTGAAGTTTGCCGACACGCAGAAGGACAAGGAGCAAAAGCGCATCACCCAGCAGCTTCAGCAGCAGATGCAGCAGCTCAACACTGCCTCAATGTGGGGGAATCTGACCGGGCTCAACTCTCTTGGACCACAGTATCTGGCA CTTTATTTACAGCTCCTCCAGCAGTCTGCCACCTCTGGGAATGCCCTCAACAACCTTCATCCCATGTCTG CAGGATCGTCACCCACCTCCTGTAACAACAACTCAATGAACCCCATGGCCTCCTTAGGGGCGCTGCAGTCTTTGGCCGCAGGGGCTGGAGCCGGCCTTAACATGGGCTCACTTGCAG AGCTCCTGTGTCTAGGGATGGCAGCACTGAACGGTGGTCTAGGCAGCGGGGGCCTGTCGAACGGAACCAGTAGCACCATGGAGGCCCTTACCCAGGCCTACTCTGGGATCCAGCAGTACGCTGCTGCTGCCCTCCCCAGCCTCTACAACCAGAGCCTGCTCTCCCAACAGAGTGTCAGTGCTGCAGGAAGCCAGAAGGAAG GCCCTGAGGGAGCCAACTTGTTCATCTACCACCTCCCCCAGGAGTTTGGAGACCAGGATCTGCTCCAGATGTTCATGCCCTTTGGCAACGTTATTTCCGCTAAGGTGTTCATTGACAAGCAGACCAACCTCAGCAAGTGTTTTG GCTTTGTGAGTTATGACAATCCAGTCTCATCCCAGGCCGCCATTCAGTCGATGAACGGTTTCCAAATTGGCATGAAGCGACTAAAGGTGCAGCTGAAGAGATCCAAAAATGACAGCAAGCCATATTGA
- the LOC118357589 gene encoding CUGBP Elav-like family member 1 isoform X25 — MGSFKLDFLPEMMVDHCSLNSSPVAKKMNGTLDHPDQPDIDAIKMFVGQIPRSWAEEQLRELFEPYGAVYEINVLRDRSQNPPQSKGCCFITYYTRKSALEAQNALHNMKILPGMHHPIQMKPADSEKNNAVEDRKLFIGMISKKCNENDIRLMFSPYGQIEECRILRGPDGLSRGCAFITFTARQMAQSTIKSMHQSQTMEGCSSPIVVKFADTQKDKEQKRITQQLQQQMQQLNTASMWGNLTGLNSLGPQYLALLQQSATSGNALNNLHPMSGLNAMQNLAALAAAASATQATPTGSSALTTSSSPLSVLTSSGSSPTSCNNNSMNPMASLGALQSLAAGAGAGLNMGSLAGMAALNGGLGSGGLSNGTSSTMEALTQAYSGIQQYAAAALPSLYNQSLLSQQSVSAAGSQKEGPEGANLFIYHLPQEFGDQDLLQMFMPFGNVISAKVFIDKQTNLSKCFGFVSYDNPVSSQAAIQSMNGFQIGMKRLKVQLKRSKNDSKPY; from the exons ATGGGCTCTTTTAAGCTGGATTTTTTGCCTGAGATGATGGTGGACCATTGCTCTTTGAATTCTAGTCCTGT GGCGAAGAAGATGAACGGGACCCTGGACCACCCGGACCAGCCCGACATCGATGCTATCAAGATGTTCGTTGGCCAGATCCCACGGTCCTGGGCAGAGGAACAGCTGCGGGAGCTTTTTGAGCCTTACGGCGCCGTCTATGAAATCAATGTCTTGCGTGACAGGAGTCAAAACCCCCCTCAAAGCAAAG GTTGTTGTTTCATAACATATTACACTCGCAAATCTGCATTGGAAGCACAAAATGCTCTTCACAACATGAAAATTCTCCCAGGG ATGCATCACCCCATTCAGATGAAGCCAGCTGACAGTGAGAAGAATAATG CGGTGGAAGACAGGAAGTTGTTCATAGGAATGATATCGAAAAAGTGTAATGAGAATGACATCAGACTTATGTTCTCACCGTACGGACAGATCGAGGAATGTAGAATACTACGTGGGCCGGATGGACTGAGCCGTG GTTGTGCGTTTATAACTTTTACAGCAAGACAGATGGCACAGTCAACAATCAAATCCATGCACCAATCACAAACTATGGAG GGCTGCTCGTCTCCCATCGTAGTGAAGTTTGCCGACACGCAGAAGGACAAGGAGCAAAAGCGCATCACCCAGCAGCTTCAGCAGCAGATGCAGCAGCTCAACACTGCCTCAATGTGGGGGAATCTGACCGGGCTCAACTCTCTTGGACCACAGTATCTGGCA CTCCTCCAGCAGTCTGCCACCTCTGGGAATGCCCTCAACAACCTTCATCCCATGTCTG GGCTGAATGCCATGCAGAACCTGGCAGCCCTGGCAGCAGCGGCCAGCGCCACACAGGCAACGCCCACGGGCAGCAGCGCTCTCACCACCTCTAGCAGTCCCCTCAGCGTGCTCACCAGCTCAG GATCGTCACCCACCTCCTGTAACAACAACTCAATGAACCCCATGGCCTCCTTAGGGGCGCTGCAGTCTTTGGCCGCAGGGGCTGGAGCCGGCCTTAACATGGGCTCACTTGCAG GGATGGCAGCACTGAACGGTGGTCTAGGCAGCGGGGGCCTGTCGAACGGAACCAGTAGCACCATGGAGGCCCTTACCCAGGCCTACTCTGGGATCCAGCAGTACGCTGCTGCTGCCCTCCCCAGCCTCTACAACCAGAGCCTGCTCTCCCAACAGAGTGTCAGTGCTGCAGGAAGCCAGAAGGAAG GCCCTGAGGGAGCCAACTTGTTCATCTACCACCTCCCCCAGGAGTTTGGAGACCAGGATCTGCTCCAGATGTTCATGCCCTTTGGCAACGTTATTTCCGCTAAGGTGTTCATTGACAAGCAGACCAACCTCAGCAAGTGTTTTG GCTTTGTGAGTTATGACAATCCAGTCTCATCCCAGGCCGCCATTCAGTCGATGAACGGTTTCCAAATTGGCATGAAGCGACTAAAGGTGCAGCTGAAGAGATCCAAAAATGACAGCAAGCCATATTGA
- the LOC118357589 gene encoding CUGBP Elav-like family member 1 isoform X24 — translation MGSFKLDFLPEMMVDHCSLNSSPVAKKMNGTLDHPDQPDIDAIKMFVGQIPRSWAEEQLRELFEPYGAVYEINVLRDRSQNPPQSKGCCFITYYTRKSALEAQNALHNMKILPGMHHPIQMKPADSEKNNAVEDRKLFIGMISKKCNENDIRLMFSPYGQIEECRILRGPDGLSRGCAFITFTARQMAQSTIKSMHQSQTMEGCSSPIVVKFADTQKDKEQKRITQQLQQQMQQLNTASMWGNLTGLNSLGPQYLALLQQSATSGNALNNLHPMSGLNAMQNLAALAAAASATQATPTGSSALTTSSSPLSVLTSSAGSSPTSCNNNSMNPMASLGALQSLAAGAGAGLNMGSLAGMAALNGGLGSGGLSNGTSSTMEALTQAYSGIQQYAAAALPSLYNQSLLSQQSVSAAGSQKEGPEGANLFIYHLPQEFGDQDLLQMFMPFGNVISAKVFIDKQTNLSKCFGFVSYDNPVSSQAAIQSMNGFQIGMKRLKVQLKRSKNDSKPY, via the exons ATGGGCTCTTTTAAGCTGGATTTTTTGCCTGAGATGATGGTGGACCATTGCTCTTTGAATTCTAGTCCTGT GGCGAAGAAGATGAACGGGACCCTGGACCACCCGGACCAGCCCGACATCGATGCTATCAAGATGTTCGTTGGCCAGATCCCACGGTCCTGGGCAGAGGAACAGCTGCGGGAGCTTTTTGAGCCTTACGGCGCCGTCTATGAAATCAATGTCTTGCGTGACAGGAGTCAAAACCCCCCTCAAAGCAAAG GTTGTTGTTTCATAACATATTACACTCGCAAATCTGCATTGGAAGCACAAAATGCTCTTCACAACATGAAAATTCTCCCAGGG ATGCATCACCCCATTCAGATGAAGCCAGCTGACAGTGAGAAGAATAATG CGGTGGAAGACAGGAAGTTGTTCATAGGAATGATATCGAAAAAGTGTAATGAGAATGACATCAGACTTATGTTCTCACCGTACGGACAGATCGAGGAATGTAGAATACTACGTGGGCCGGATGGACTGAGCCGTG GTTGTGCGTTTATAACTTTTACAGCAAGACAGATGGCACAGTCAACAATCAAATCCATGCACCAATCACAAACTATGGAG GGCTGCTCGTCTCCCATCGTAGTGAAGTTTGCCGACACGCAGAAGGACAAGGAGCAAAAGCGCATCACCCAGCAGCTTCAGCAGCAGATGCAGCAGCTCAACACTGCCTCAATGTGGGGGAATCTGACCGGGCTCAACTCTCTTGGACCACAGTATCTGGCA CTCCTCCAGCAGTCTGCCACCTCTGGGAATGCCCTCAACAACCTTCATCCCATGTCTG GGCTGAATGCCATGCAGAACCTGGCAGCCCTGGCAGCAGCGGCCAGCGCCACACAGGCAACGCCCACGGGCAGCAGCGCTCTCACCACCTCTAGCAGTCCCCTCAGCGTGCTCACCAGCTCAG CAGGATCGTCACCCACCTCCTGTAACAACAACTCAATGAACCCCATGGCCTCCTTAGGGGCGCTGCAGTCTTTGGCCGCAGGGGCTGGAGCCGGCCTTAACATGGGCTCACTTGCAG GGATGGCAGCACTGAACGGTGGTCTAGGCAGCGGGGGCCTGTCGAACGGAACCAGTAGCACCATGGAGGCCCTTACCCAGGCCTACTCTGGGATCCAGCAGTACGCTGCTGCTGCCCTCCCCAGCCTCTACAACCAGAGCCTGCTCTCCCAACAGAGTGTCAGTGCTGCAGGAAGCCAGAAGGAAG GCCCTGAGGGAGCCAACTTGTTCATCTACCACCTCCCCCAGGAGTTTGGAGACCAGGATCTGCTCCAGATGTTCATGCCCTTTGGCAACGTTATTTCCGCTAAGGTGTTCATTGACAAGCAGACCAACCTCAGCAAGTGTTTTG GCTTTGTGAGTTATGACAATCCAGTCTCATCCCAGGCCGCCATTCAGTCGATGAACGGTTTCCAAATTGGCATGAAGCGACTAAAGGTGCAGCTGAAGAGATCCAAAAATGACAGCAAGCCATATTGA
- the LOC118357589 gene encoding CUGBP Elav-like family member 1 isoform X22 yields the protein MGSFKLDFLPEMMVDHCSLNSSPVAKKMNGTLDHPDQPDIDAIKMFVGQIPRSWAEEQLRELFEPYGAVYEINVLRDRSQNPPQSKGCCFITYYTRKSALEAQNALHNMKILPGMHHPIQMKPADSEKNNAVEDRKLFIGMISKKCNENDIRLMFSPYGQIEECRILRGPDGLSRGCAFITFTARQMAQSTIKSMHQSQTMEGCSSPIVVKFADTQKDKEQKRITQQLQQQMQQLNTASMWGNLTGLNSLGPQYLALYLQLLQQSATSGNALNNLHPMSGLNAMQNLAALAAAASATQATPTGSSALTTSSSPLSVLTSSGSSPTSCNNNSMNPMASLGALQSLAAGAGAGLNMGSLAGMAALNGGLGSGGLSNGTSSTMEALTQAYSGIQQYAAAALPSLYNQSLLSQQSVSAAGSQKEGPEGANLFIYHLPQEFGDQDLLQMFMPFGNVISAKVFIDKQTNLSKCFGFVSYDNPVSSQAAIQSMNGFQIGMKRLKVQLKRSKNDSKPY from the exons ATGGGCTCTTTTAAGCTGGATTTTTTGCCTGAGATGATGGTGGACCATTGCTCTTTGAATTCTAGTCCTGT GGCGAAGAAGATGAACGGGACCCTGGACCACCCGGACCAGCCCGACATCGATGCTATCAAGATGTTCGTTGGCCAGATCCCACGGTCCTGGGCAGAGGAACAGCTGCGGGAGCTTTTTGAGCCTTACGGCGCCGTCTATGAAATCAATGTCTTGCGTGACAGGAGTCAAAACCCCCCTCAAAGCAAAG GTTGTTGTTTCATAACATATTACACTCGCAAATCTGCATTGGAAGCACAAAATGCTCTTCACAACATGAAAATTCTCCCAGGG ATGCATCACCCCATTCAGATGAAGCCAGCTGACAGTGAGAAGAATAATG CGGTGGAAGACAGGAAGTTGTTCATAGGAATGATATCGAAAAAGTGTAATGAGAATGACATCAGACTTATGTTCTCACCGTACGGACAGATCGAGGAATGTAGAATACTACGTGGGCCGGATGGACTGAGCCGTG GTTGTGCGTTTATAACTTTTACAGCAAGACAGATGGCACAGTCAACAATCAAATCCATGCACCAATCACAAACTATGGAG GGCTGCTCGTCTCCCATCGTAGTGAAGTTTGCCGACACGCAGAAGGACAAGGAGCAAAAGCGCATCACCCAGCAGCTTCAGCAGCAGATGCAGCAGCTCAACACTGCCTCAATGTGGGGGAATCTGACCGGGCTCAACTCTCTTGGACCACAGTATCTGGCA CTTTATTTACAGCTCCTCCAGCAGTCTGCCACCTCTGGGAATGCCCTCAACAACCTTCATCCCATGTCTG GGCTGAATGCCATGCAGAACCTGGCAGCCCTGGCAGCAGCGGCCAGCGCCACACAGGCAACGCCCACGGGCAGCAGCGCTCTCACCACCTCTAGCAGTCCCCTCAGCGTGCTCACCAGCTCAG GATCGTCACCCACCTCCTGTAACAACAACTCAATGAACCCCATGGCCTCCTTAGGGGCGCTGCAGTCTTTGGCCGCAGGGGCTGGAGCCGGCCTTAACATGGGCTCACTTGCAG GGATGGCAGCACTGAACGGTGGTCTAGGCAGCGGGGGCCTGTCGAACGGAACCAGTAGCACCATGGAGGCCCTTACCCAGGCCTACTCTGGGATCCAGCAGTACGCTGCTGCTGCCCTCCCCAGCCTCTACAACCAGAGCCTGCTCTCCCAACAGAGTGTCAGTGCTGCAGGAAGCCAGAAGGAAG GCCCTGAGGGAGCCAACTTGTTCATCTACCACCTCCCCCAGGAGTTTGGAGACCAGGATCTGCTCCAGATGTTCATGCCCTTTGGCAACGTTATTTCCGCTAAGGTGTTCATTGACAAGCAGACCAACCTCAGCAAGTGTTTTG GCTTTGTGAGTTATGACAATCCAGTCTCATCCCAGGCCGCCATTCAGTCGATGAACGGTTTCCAAATTGGCATGAAGCGACTAAAGGTGCAGCTGAAGAGATCCAAAAATGACAGCAAGCCATATTGA
- the LOC118357589 gene encoding CUGBP Elav-like family member 1 isoform X21, whose amino-acid sequence MGSFKLDFLPEMMVDHCSLNSSPVAKKMNGTLDHPDQPDIDAIKMFVGQIPRSWAEEQLRELFEPYGAVYEINVLRDRSQNPPQSKGCCFITYYTRKSALEAQNALHNMKILPGMHHPIQMKPADSEKNNAVEDRKLFIGMISKKCNENDIRLMFSPYGQIEECRILRGPDGLSRGCAFITFTARQMAQSTIKSMHQSQTMEGCSSPIVVKFADTQKDKEQKRITQQLQQQMQQLNTASMWGNLTGLNSLGPQYLALYLQLLQQSATSGNALNNLHPMSGLNAMQNLAALAAAASATQATPTGSSALTTSSSPLSVLTSSAGSSPTSCNNNSMNPMASLGALQSLAAGAGAGLNMGSLAGMAALNGGLGSGGLSNGTSSTMEALTQAYSGIQQYAAAALPSLYNQSLLSQQSVSAAGSQKEGPEGANLFIYHLPQEFGDQDLLQMFMPFGNVISAKVFIDKQTNLSKCFGFVSYDNPVSSQAAIQSMNGFQIGMKRLKVQLKRSKNDSKPY is encoded by the exons ATGGGCTCTTTTAAGCTGGATTTTTTGCCTGAGATGATGGTGGACCATTGCTCTTTGAATTCTAGTCCTGT GGCGAAGAAGATGAACGGGACCCTGGACCACCCGGACCAGCCCGACATCGATGCTATCAAGATGTTCGTTGGCCAGATCCCACGGTCCTGGGCAGAGGAACAGCTGCGGGAGCTTTTTGAGCCTTACGGCGCCGTCTATGAAATCAATGTCTTGCGTGACAGGAGTCAAAACCCCCCTCAAAGCAAAG GTTGTTGTTTCATAACATATTACACTCGCAAATCTGCATTGGAAGCACAAAATGCTCTTCACAACATGAAAATTCTCCCAGGG ATGCATCACCCCATTCAGATGAAGCCAGCTGACAGTGAGAAGAATAATG CGGTGGAAGACAGGAAGTTGTTCATAGGAATGATATCGAAAAAGTGTAATGAGAATGACATCAGACTTATGTTCTCACCGTACGGACAGATCGAGGAATGTAGAATACTACGTGGGCCGGATGGACTGAGCCGTG GTTGTGCGTTTATAACTTTTACAGCAAGACAGATGGCACAGTCAACAATCAAATCCATGCACCAATCACAAACTATGGAG GGCTGCTCGTCTCCCATCGTAGTGAAGTTTGCCGACACGCAGAAGGACAAGGAGCAAAAGCGCATCACCCAGCAGCTTCAGCAGCAGATGCAGCAGCTCAACACTGCCTCAATGTGGGGGAATCTGACCGGGCTCAACTCTCTTGGACCACAGTATCTGGCA CTTTATTTACAGCTCCTCCAGCAGTCTGCCACCTCTGGGAATGCCCTCAACAACCTTCATCCCATGTCTG GGCTGAATGCCATGCAGAACCTGGCAGCCCTGGCAGCAGCGGCCAGCGCCACACAGGCAACGCCCACGGGCAGCAGCGCTCTCACCACCTCTAGCAGTCCCCTCAGCGTGCTCACCAGCTCAG CAGGATCGTCACCCACCTCCTGTAACAACAACTCAATGAACCCCATGGCCTCCTTAGGGGCGCTGCAGTCTTTGGCCGCAGGGGCTGGAGCCGGCCTTAACATGGGCTCACTTGCAG GGATGGCAGCACTGAACGGTGGTCTAGGCAGCGGGGGCCTGTCGAACGGAACCAGTAGCACCATGGAGGCCCTTACCCAGGCCTACTCTGGGATCCAGCAGTACGCTGCTGCTGCCCTCCCCAGCCTCTACAACCAGAGCCTGCTCTCCCAACAGAGTGTCAGTGCTGCAGGAAGCCAGAAGGAAG GCCCTGAGGGAGCCAACTTGTTCATCTACCACCTCCCCCAGGAGTTTGGAGACCAGGATCTGCTCCAGATGTTCATGCCCTTTGGCAACGTTATTTCCGCTAAGGTGTTCATTGACAAGCAGACCAACCTCAGCAAGTGTTTTG GCTTTGTGAGTTATGACAATCCAGTCTCATCCCAGGCCGCCATTCAGTCGATGAACGGTTTCCAAATTGGCATGAAGCGACTAAAGGTGCAGCTGAAGAGATCCAAAAATGACAGCAAGCCATATTGA
- the LOC118357589 gene encoding CUGBP Elav-like family member 1 isoform X36: MGSFKLDFLPEMMVDHCSLNSSPVAKKMNGTLDHPDQPDIDAIKMFVGQIPRSWAEEQLRELFEPYGAVYEINVLRDRSQNPPQSKGCCFITYYTRKSALEAQNALHNMKILPGMHHPIQMKPADSEKNNAVEDRKLFIGMISKKCNENDIRLMFSPYGQIEECRILRGPDGLSRGCAFITFTARQMAQSTIKSMHQSQTMEGCSSPIVVKFADTQKDKEQKRITQQLQQQMQQLNTASMWGNLTGLNSLGPQYLALYLQLLQQSATSGNALNNLHPMSAGSSPTSCNNNSMNPMASLGALQSLAAGAGAGLNMGSLAGMAALNGGLGSGGLSNGTSSTMEALTQAYSGIQQYAAAALPSLYNQSLLSQQSVSAAGSQKEGPEGANLFIYHLPQEFGDQDLLQMFMPFGNVISAKVFIDKQTNLSKCFGFVSYDNPVSSQAAIQSMNGFQIGMKRLKVQLKRSKNDSKPY, from the exons ATGGGCTCTTTTAAGCTGGATTTTTTGCCTGAGATGATGGTGGACCATTGCTCTTTGAATTCTAGTCCTGT GGCGAAGAAGATGAACGGGACCCTGGACCACCCGGACCAGCCCGACATCGATGCTATCAAGATGTTCGTTGGCCAGATCCCACGGTCCTGGGCAGAGGAACAGCTGCGGGAGCTTTTTGAGCCTTACGGCGCCGTCTATGAAATCAATGTCTTGCGTGACAGGAGTCAAAACCCCCCTCAAAGCAAAG GTTGTTGTTTCATAACATATTACACTCGCAAATCTGCATTGGAAGCACAAAATGCTCTTCACAACATGAAAATTCTCCCAGGG ATGCATCACCCCATTCAGATGAAGCCAGCTGACAGTGAGAAGAATAATG CGGTGGAAGACAGGAAGTTGTTCATAGGAATGATATCGAAAAAGTGTAATGAGAATGACATCAGACTTATGTTCTCACCGTACGGACAGATCGAGGAATGTAGAATACTACGTGGGCCGGATGGACTGAGCCGTG GTTGTGCGTTTATAACTTTTACAGCAAGACAGATGGCACAGTCAACAATCAAATCCATGCACCAATCACAAACTATGGAG GGCTGCTCGTCTCCCATCGTAGTGAAGTTTGCCGACACGCAGAAGGACAAGGAGCAAAAGCGCATCACCCAGCAGCTTCAGCAGCAGATGCAGCAGCTCAACACTGCCTCAATGTGGGGGAATCTGACCGGGCTCAACTCTCTTGGACCACAGTATCTGGCA CTTTATTTACAGCTCCTCCAGCAGTCTGCCACCTCTGGGAATGCCCTCAACAACCTTCATCCCATGTCTG CAGGATCGTCACCCACCTCCTGTAACAACAACTCAATGAACCCCATGGCCTCCTTAGGGGCGCTGCAGTCTTTGGCCGCAGGGGCTGGAGCCGGCCTTAACATGGGCTCACTTGCAG GGATGGCAGCACTGAACGGTGGTCTAGGCAGCGGGGGCCTGTCGAACGGAACCAGTAGCACCATGGAGGCCCTTACCCAGGCCTACTCTGGGATCCAGCAGTACGCTGCTGCTGCCCTCCCCAGCCTCTACAACCAGAGCCTGCTCTCCCAACAGAGTGTCAGTGCTGCAGGAAGCCAGAAGGAAG GCCCTGAGGGAGCCAACTTGTTCATCTACCACCTCCCCCAGGAGTTTGGAGACCAGGATCTGCTCCAGATGTTCATGCCCTTTGGCAACGTTATTTCCGCTAAGGTGTTCATTGACAAGCAGACCAACCTCAGCAAGTGTTTTG GCTTTGTGAGTTATGACAATCCAGTCTCATCCCAGGCCGCCATTCAGTCGATGAACGGTTTCCAAATTGGCATGAAGCGACTAAAGGTGCAGCTGAAGAGATCCAAAAATGACAGCAAGCCATATTGA